In the Mesorhizobium huakuii genome, GATCGTATCGAGCCGAGCCGACAGCACCGACCGTTCGGCGATGCTGCGGTCGTATTTTTCCGTCGCGTCCAGACGCTCTGTCTCGAGAGTTTCGAACGTCGACGCCAAGGTGTCGATTGCCTCCTTCCCGGACTTCAGTTCCGCAAGCCGCTTCTTGAGCAGCGCAAGCTCGGTTCCGTGTGCCTGCTTGCGATAGAGCTTGTCCGCTTCGGCCTCCAGCACGCTCAATGTATCGCTTGCGTGCCCGAGGCCAGCGCTGGCCGTGAACAGCAGCTTGCCTAGGTCGCCGCGCGATTCCAGGATTGATTTTCCACCTGCTTCCAGCGTTTCGTCGTCCAACGAGAACATGGTCTCGTATGCGTCGCGAGACAGCCCGGCGAGATGTGCTGATATCGCCATTTCGCTGACCGGTTGGCCATTCGCGTTCAACAATGGGTTGGTGCGCTGTTTCGTGCGTGTGAACGTGTGCTCCGCGCCGCCGAGTTCGAGTACCCCGCCGATGCGCATTGCGCTGTATTCGTGCAGGAAATTGTAACGGCTGCGTTCCTCGATGCCGAACAGCAGATCGAGATAGCCGGAAAGCGCGGTCGACTTGCCGGCTTCGTTCAGGCCGAAGACGATATGCAGGTCGGGACCGGATTCCGGTTTCGGCCCGAAGTCGATCGTCCTGTCGGTGAACTTGCCATAGCGAATGAGATCAAGTCGCCGGAGCCTCATTGTGATCCACCGGCCTTGAGGCGGGCGGTGACCAGGTCGGCGCCGTTGGCAAGCACCCTGTCGAGGAACGACTCCAGCTCAGCCTCGTCTTTGCCGGCGAAATCGCGCCCGTCAGGCGGAAGATCCGCGATCATCTTTTGGACCAACGCCCTCGCCTCGGCACGGAAAGCTTCCGAGCTGGCATCGGCGCGCATGGATTGAGCGAGTTCGAAAATCGGATCAGCGACGCCCTCGGATGTTTCGGCTGCGGATGGAGCAACGTTAAGCTCGAGCTTCTCCACCCAGGTGTCTCCCGTCTGTTCCGCGACCTGCTCGGCTTCTGCGAGCAGCAGGTCGCGGTCACGGATCAGCGCCCAGGATAGAGGTGACGCCCCGGTCACGCCGAGACGGACCACAGCATGACGGGACCTGACAGAGGCACGAACATCTTCGAGCGCGGAGCGGACTCGCCCGACGACTTCGGACCATTCCACCGTTGCGGTCACGTCGACGCTCACCCGCTCGAATTGCGCGATACTGGTTGGCCGTTCCTCGATCTCGACGGTGCGGTCGTCTCGTATCGTCACCAGGGTGACGGATTTATCGCCTGCCTCGTTGATGTCCCTGCCCTGTGGAATTCCTGGCATCACCACGGTGCTCGCCCCGGGATGGACTTGGCGGACATGGATGTGCCCAAGGGCCCAGTAGTCCAAGCCATGGCTGTGCAGGTCAGCGACGCTGCAGGGAGCGTAGACGTCGTGGCCGGGCGATCCGGCCAGGCTCGTATGCATGATGCCGACATTGACCGCGCCTTCACGCGGAGCTGAATACTTGGGAAGCAGACTGTCCGGCGCCTTGGGGTTAGCAAAGCTCAAGCCATGGAACATGACGTCGACCCCCCCCGGCTGTCTGCGGCACTGACTGGGGACGGCCTCCGAAGATCGTGACCGTGTCCGGGAACACGAGCTGTTTCGATATCCGCGACATTGCGTCATGATTGCCACGAATCTTGAAAACCTTGATGCCGGCCTGGTGAAGCCGTGTCATCTGTGAGGCCAGAAACCGCGCCGTTTTCATCGACGTCTGATCGCCATCATAGAGATCGCCGGCAATGACCAGGGCATCGACACGTTCCGCAAGGCAGAGATCCACGATCGAGACAAATGCCTTACGGCTGACGTCTCCGAGAAGTTCGGCAAGGTCGGGGTTTCGCATCGCCAGCGAACGCAGTGGCGAGTCGAGATGAATATCGGCCGTGTGTACGAATCGAAATGCCATCGAGCGGTCTCCGCCCACGAACATACCGGTGATCGACCGAGGCTCGATAGAGGAATTTCACGACACGCTGTATTGGCTTCTATCGCGTTGGATAGTGTTGAAACTCAACCGAGTCTGACGTCCGGCCGCAACGGGTGACCGTACCGTTGCCACGCCGGCTTTGGCGATCTCTTCACGGATAGCGTCGGAGTCATGACTCTTGTCCGCCAGGAGCGCCTCGATACGGTCGGCGATCATTCGAAACAGCGGGTCGAAGCCTTGAATATCATGCGCCTGGCCAGGTGTCAGGACGAAGCCGAGAGGTCGGCCTTTTCCGTCGCACCGCGCATGGAGTTTGGTGGTGAAGCCGCCGCGCGATCGGCCAAGCGCCTCAGTTTCCTGAGTCCCCTTTTTATGCCGACTGCACAATGATGTGCCCGGACAACGGTGCTATCGATCATGTCGGCGGTGGCATCGCGTTCCACCATCTCGGCGAGCGTTTCGAGCAACGAATCGAACACCCCCATCGCGACCCATCGTCGGTATCGGCGGAAGACACTGTTCCATTTGCCATATCATCAGGCAGATGACGCCATTGCGCCCGGTTCGGGCTATCCATATCGTGCCTTCGAAATAGCGCCGATTTTCCTGCGCCGGACGGCACCCTCGACCCCGCTCTGCTGGCAGCAGCGGCCCGATCAGTGCCCATTCCTCGTCCGATACCCCAATCCGCTCGCCCAACGCTGCCTCCAAAAGACAGCCTTGATGACGTGGACGCCCCTGCACCGACCGGCAGCCGCTCGCGGGTACCTGTTCAAGCTAGCCGTAGGGCAGTCGGACTGCATCGCGCACTGCGCGCCTTTGTGGAGGTCGGGCGTACTACCGTGATGTTCCCACTTCTGCGCGGTACCGCCGCCTGCGTTGGCATGTTTCAGAATGCCGTTGATGATGTTACCGGCCACATAAAGTGTTTTTCGGTCGCAGATCTGGCAAGTTGTTTCCTTCCTTCGCTGTGCCTCGCGACATGAATACGGGTCCGATGCCTGTTAGCTAATGAAGTAAATCTCGTGCCACCCTAGTAGACAGATAAGGGATAAAATTTGTGGCTGTTTTTCAGCTAGTTAGAGATTGGAAGGATTAGCAGGGCAGTGAAGCCAATCTGACAAACTGCCAAGAGACGGCGGATGTCCGGTTGTCTGGATGCGGTCAAACGCGCGAAGAGAACCGGCAGGACGGTGCGGCTGACCTTTGTCGTTAATCCCGCCAGGGAAGAGCCGCAGATCGAAGTCAAGGATGCGGCTCCAACGCAGCCCGATGCACTCGACCTTCGAGACGGCAAAGATACGGAGCGCGTCGCCGAGATCCTGAAGGGCGCGGATATGATATCGGCTGACGAATTTGCCGAGGAGATCGGCGCGACCCGTGAGACCGTCAATCGCAAGCGAAAGCGTCGCGAAGTTCTTGGCCTGGAGGGCGCGAAGCGTGGCGTACGCTTTCCCCGCTGCCAGCTTGGCCGTAATGGAGAGTTGATCGACGGGCTGCCGCAATTGTTGGGGTCGGAACAAGAGGGGTTCGAAATCGTACGCGGCCTTTATCACAACATTCGGACTGTTGAAGAAATGATCGCGGCCTTTCCGGGATGAGCAGCATTGCCGTCGGTTGCTGGAAAGCATGGTGTGGCCGGATGGCCGGATCTGCCCCGCCTGCGGATACAAACGCTCGATCGCGCTTGCCGGACGCGATGCCGGCAAGCGGCGCGCCCGACCAGGTCTTTATCAATGTTCCAGCGGCGATTGCCGGTTCCAGTTCACGGTGACGACACACACGCCTCTGCACTCCACGAAGCTTCCCTAGCGTGTTTACCAAAGACCGCAATATCCTTGTGACCTATAGCTTTTCATGCGATTCTTCGGGCTGGTCTGAAGGAGGTGAGATGCCTGAAATACTTGCAGCGCTTTCCTGGCTGAAGGCAATGTGGCTGTTACTGCAATCCGACAAGGGCTTGTCGTCGGTGCGCCTGGCCGAGGCGCTCGGGGTGAGCCAGCCAACGGCCTGGAGGATGGGACATGCACTACGTCTCATGGTGGCGCGGGAGAACATGCTCGTCGGCACGGGGAGATCGACCATTTCCATCTCGGTGGAAGGCCCAGAAAGAATCCCGATGACCCGCCTCCGGGCCGCGGCCGGAAAGGCCAGGCGAATACGGACAAAACGCCAGTCATGGCGATGGTGCGGCGGCCGACTGACGTCATGCCTGGCACTCTGGCCGGTGACGCGCGTGCTGCGGTCGTGATCGGTCTCTCGGCGCGAGCAAGCGAACGCGTCATTGAAGCGCAGATCGAATTGGGAGCTCATTTGATGAGCGACGAGTGGAAGGCATTCATGGCCATTGGTGAGAGCTTTGCCAAGCATGAGACAGTGAAGCATTCCAGCGGTGAGTATGTTCGCGACGCCGTCCACGTCAATTCGGTGGAGGGCTTCAACTCCCGCGTCCGCCGTAACATCGCCGGCGTCTTTCATCATATCAGCCCGCAGCATGCCGGCCTGTATTTCCACGAGATCGGCTTCCGATGGTCGCAGCGCGTCGTCACAGGAAACGTCATTCGCAAAACCCGGCATGGCCGGGAGAGTGTGCGAACCCTGTGGTCGCGCGTGCCGCCTGCGCTGCAATTGACGAATGTTTTTCGCACCGCCACGGGTCGTCAGATGCGCCGAAGCCCGGATGGCGGCATCATCATCAAATCAGCCGTCGCTGTCTTTGGTTGATAAAGGCCGCGTACGATTTCGCACTGCTCTTCTGTGGTTGCCGCCCGTTGTGCAAGTCGTTTCTTACCTTTTGAACGTGTGATCGAATGCGGTCTTCTGTCAGGCCTTCATTTGCGGCGTTTTCAGCGACCGCTGGCCGGGATGGTGATCAGCGGATCAGGTCCAAATCTTGTTCACGAGCTCTGAGCTCGAAGAGCAGTGCTGGTTTTCCTGAGCCGGATCGTTCGATCTTGTGCCCATTCAGGTCATCGACTTCTCACACCTGTTGGCCGACATTGACGATAGCTGCGTTCATGCAGCCGCCGGCAACCCCGGATTCCGATAATCTTCCTGCCACATCAGCATCGCCCAGATCATACGCGCCATCTTATTCGCCAGCGCGATCGCCACCAGCATTCGGGGCTTTCTTCCAAGCATACGCATCATCCAGGGATCAGTGGATGTTGCCTTGCGGCTCGCCCAATTTACGCGAGCCATGGCACCGATGATCAGCAGCCGACGAATGTCGACCTGGCCGGCCCTCGAGACCTTACCCAGTCTTTCCTTGCCGCCGGACGAAAACTGTCGCGGCACGAGGCCAAGCCAGACGGCAAAGTTGCGCCCCGATTTGAAGTTTTCCATCGTTGGCGCGAAAGCTTCGACCGCCACAGCGGTCATCGGCCCGATACCCGGCATAGTCTGAAGACGCCGCGCCATATCGGTCTGCTTGGCGAGAGAGGCCAGCTTCTGGGTCTTGTTGTCAATTCTGACGGTCTTTTCACCGATTTGTGCCAAGAGATCATGGCCCTCTTCGCGTACGAGATCGGGGAGGTTACTAGTGTCGCGTCGCGGTGATTATGACTCTTTGAGAGATGGCGTGGGATAGGATTTTGCCATCTTCGCTCGGGCCTGCTGTGTGGAGAACATCCAGCGGATGCGGGCGCCACTTTCGGTGCGGCGGCGTTCCCAGGTCCGGATCTCTGTTTCAAGGAGGTCGCGGCTAGCGATGCGGCGATCAAGACATTGGCGGCGCATAACGCCGATTTCGATCTCGACGATGTTGAGCCAACTGGCGTGCCTGGGTGTGTAGTGGAACTCCAGGCGTCGCAAGATCCGACGCGCCTCGACTGCTGGAAAGGTCTGATAGACAGCGGAGGCCGTGTCCGGCCAGCGCCGGTATTTCCGAGGTCGCGCCGGCGCCCGTCAGCGGAAAAGCCAGCACAATGCCACCCAGCAGCACCGCGGTTGCCAGGCCCACACGCCTGCCAGGCAAGCTGCCCTTGCGCCGCGCCCAGGCAAGGAAAGCCACATAGGCTATGGCGAGGACCATCCACATCGGCGCCGACGATGGTGCCGATGGGCGCTTGGTCAGGCTCGCCGCAGGCGCTGGCGCGGCTCACTGAGGTTGGTGGGCAGGGGCTTGCGGCCGCGCATGCCGAGCGTCTCAACGTGGCCACCAACACGCATTGGCTCCGATGAGATCGACGGCTCGGGAGCCAGCGGTGCTGCAGGCCCAGTTTCTCGGCCGCATTCAGTCGTTCCATGCGTCCCGCGCATGCATCACCGGCGGCTGGCAGGAGGCCGCGCACGGCAACGTCATCGACAAGCAGAGAAGCTACCTCTGCGGCTGGCGAACGGTCGAAGCCTCGGCGGCCCTTGCGGGCGAAGGCTATGCGATGGTGGTCTGCCGCGCCAGGTCTATTGTCTCGACATGGCCAACAGCCCGGACTGGTCGGAACCGGGTGCGGCGTGGGCCGGCTGGTCCGATCCGGAAAAGCTGCACGGCTTCGATCCCGTCGAGGCTGGACGGATACCCAGAAGACCAAACTGCTCGGCGTCCAGGCCTGTATCTGGTCGGAGCCGATTACCGATCGCGCCGTCTTCGACCGGCTGGTGTTTCCCCGCATCTCGGCGCTCGCGGAAACCGGCTGGACGCAGCCGGAGCGAAAATCCTGCGAGCGGTTCAAGGCGCTGGCCGGGCTGATGCCGGTTCTCTACGGACCGGCGTAAAGACTTAGCGGGAATGCGGCTTCTGCAGAACGTCGAATTGCGGATTGGTCTCGGAGAAGATCGGCAGCGCTGCGGCGCCTAGAACTGAAGTGTCCTTGCCGGCGGCGCCGACAAGGACCCGCGGCACGGTGCGGGCGCTGGTCGAGCTGACCGAGAGGTACAAGGGGTCGAGCCGGCTCGCCAGAAGCTCGATGACGCCGACCGGCATGAAGCCGCCGAGGACCACGGTTTCGGGATCGAGCGCGAGTTCCAGCATGTTGATCGCCTGGCGCAGCGGATCGATTGCCTGGGCGACCCATGCTTCCAGACTGTCGCCATTGGCCAGCAACGCTTCCAGCAATTCCGGCGAGGCATGATCGGGATCGGGGATATCCAGGCACTCATAGGCGGCGCGCAACGAGACGTAGCGCTCAAGACAGCCGCGCTTGCCGCAGCCGCATTCGAGGCCGCCGGGCCTGACGATCATGTGGCCGATCTCGCCGGCATTGTGGCGGCTGCCCTTGTAGAGATGGCCGTCCAGGAACAAGCCGGCGCCAAGGCCGGTGCCGATGAACAGATAGACGAAGCTGCTGAGGTTGCGGGCAACGCCGTAGAGCCGCTCGCCGATGGCGGCGGCGGTGGCGTCGTTCTCGACCGTCACCGGAATGCCGGTCAACCGCTGCAATTCTTCGGCGACGGGGAAATCCTGCCAGCCGGGCAGTGCGGTCGGCCCGACCGAGGTCATGCCCTCGACGTCGAACGGGCCAGGCATAGCCATGCCGATGCCAAGCAAGCGATTGCGGTCGAAGCGAAACTTGCGCATCAGGTTGCCGGCTATCGCGGCCAGCAAGGGCATTGCCTGCGCCGGCGTCGGCCTGTCGACCGAGCGCTCGATGCGGGCGCGAACCGTGCCGGAGAGATCGGTGATGACGCCGACCGCCAGCTGATGGTCGAGCTGCAAGCCGATCGAATAGCCACCGTCGGGATTGATCGAATAGGGCACCGCCGGCTGGCGCGGGCGCCCTTCAGCGTGGCTTGCGCGCGAAGCAGTTCTTCGCGCTCGAGTTCCTCGACGATGTTGGAGATGGTCTGCGTGCTCAGCGCCGTCAGGCGCGCGATCGCCGCCCGAGACAATGCACCGTTGGTCCTGATCGCTTCGATCACCACGCGGCGATTGTGGGACTTGGCCTGTTCGAGATTGGTGCCAGCGATGGCTTTCCTGAGGGTCATGTGCGCATTACCAACAAAACTTTCCGCAGAAAACAAATCAAGTTGATTTATTTGTAGGCAATAGTAGCTACCACTTCTAGTCGGTTTCGCTGATGGAGCGCCATCAATGACGGCGCGCATCAGTTTTATTTGATGAACGCACTGTCGGCAGATCGGCGTGAAACGGCTTTGCATTTGATCAGCCCGAACCTATCGCGGGCATGAAAAATATCGGCTTCCTTTCATTCGGGCACTGGACGCCCTCATAGCAATCCCAGACGCGGTCGGCATCGGACGCGCTGCTGCAGTCCATCGACCTTGCCGTCGCCGCCGAGCAACTGGGCGCGGACGGCGCCTATTTCCGCATCCGTCATTTCGCTCGCCAGCTCGCGTCGCCGTTCCCGCCGCTGGCGGCTGTCGGCGCAAAGACCATCCGCATCGAGATCGACACCGCCGTCATCGACATGCGCTACGAGAATCCGCTCTGTATGGCAGAGGACGCCTGTGCAGCGGACATCATTGCCGGCGGCCGGCTGCAGCTTGGCATCAGCCGCGGATCGCCCGAGCAGGTGATCGATGGCTGGCGCTATTTCGGCTATGCCCCGCCGGAAGGACAGAGCGACGTCGACATGGCGCGGCATCACGCCGAGGTCTTCCTCGACACGCTGCGGGGCGAGGGGTTCGCCCAGCCCAATCCGCGGCCGATGTTCCCCAACCCGCCCGGCCTGCTGCGCCTTGAGCCGCATTCCGAGGGCCTGCGCGAGCGGATCTGGTGGGGTGCTGCCACCAACGCCACTTCGGAATGGGCAGCGAAGCTTGGCATGAACCTGCAGAGCTCGACGCTTAAATTCGACGAGAGCGGCAAGCCGTTCCACGTCCAGCAGGCCGAGCAGATCCGCATCTACCGCGAGGCCTGGAAGGCGGCCGGGCATCAGCGCGAACCGCGCGTCTCTGTCAGCCGCAGTAGCTTCGCGCTGGTCGACGATCGCGACCGGGCCTATTTCGGGCGCGGCAACCAGAGCAGCGACCAGATCGGCTTCATCGAGGAAAATACCAGGGCGATCTTCGGGCGCAGCTATGCGGCCGAGCCGGATGTGCTCGTCAAGGAATTGGCGCAAGACGAGGCGATCGCCGAGGCCGACACGCTGCTGCTGACCGTGCCCAACCAGCTCGGCGTCGATTACAACGCGCATGTCATCGAGGCGATCCTGACCCATGTCGCTCCGGCGCTGGGCTGGCGCTGAACTCGGATTGATCAG is a window encoding:
- a CDS encoding transposase, with the translated sequence MQGRPRHQGCLLEAALGERIGVSDEEWALIGPLLPAERGRGCRPAQENRRYFEGTIWIARTGRNGVICLMIWQMEQCLPPIPTMGRDGGVRFVARNARRDGGTRCHRRHDR
- a CDS encoding transposase, which codes for MCSRHKKGTQETEALGRSRGGFTTKLHARCDGKGRPLGFVLTPGQAHDIQGFDPLFRMIADRIEALLADKSHDSDAIREEIAKAGVATVRSPVAAGRQTRLSFNTIQRDRSQYSVS